In the Vulpes vulpes isolate BD-2025 chromosome 12, VulVul3, whole genome shotgun sequence genome, TCCTCCATCCCATTGTCTCTGCACCTGCCCTCTTGTTGGAGGACTGATTGGTCAGCAAGCCACCAGCTTTCACGAGCATTCGGTTTTTAACATAAACATACTCTGACCTAGTACCATTTAAGACAATATGTTAGATTTGGGGAGAAGGCGCAGAAACCAggaagggagggtggggaagTGCACAACTGAGATCAGGCGCCTCAGGAAGAGCAGGTGAGCACAGCCCTGCAGCTTCCTCTGGAAGTCATTCTTGAAGGAGTGAGGTGGGGGGGCAAGGCCTGGAGGCCCTGGGCACAGCTTAGCCCTGGGTCATCTGTGTGGGAGTGGGACCCTATCCAGAGAAATAGCAGACTTGGGTCTCCATGGGATGTCCTGAGACCCCTGTCACCCCCTCTGGGGGCTCAGACCAGCACTTGTTCACATCGCAGCATCAGAAGAATatgccatgtgaccttgagcaagtccttCCCCCATGCCTCAGTTCCCCCGTCACCAGAGAGGACTTGACCTCTCCAGCCCTGGTAGCCTGACATTCTGGGAACTGCAGCAAGGGGAGGGTGGTCCTCCTCAGCCAACAGGTGATTGGCGTCCCCCACAGTGGAATCTCGTGTGTGAGGATGGCTGGAAGGTACCCCTGGAGCAGATGAGCCACCTCCTAGGCTGGCTGCTGGGCTGCGTCCTGCTGGGCACGGGCTGTGACTGGTGAGTCCTGCCCCAGCCACCCTCCTGTCAAGGCTCCAGGGTCTGGCTAGATCCCGGAGCTGTCCTGACCTCATCCGCACGTGTCCCCTGCTGCCCCAGGTTTGGACGTCGGGCTGTGTTCGTGGCCTCCCTGGTGCTGGCCATGGGCCTGGGGGTCAGTGAGGCCCTGGCTGCCAGCTTTCCTGCCCTGCTGGCTCTGAGGCTGCTGCACGGGGGGGCCTTGGCAGGCTTTTCCCTTGCCCTCTACGTGGCTCGTGAGTACCACGGGGTGCTTCTGGGGCCAGCTCCTCGGGCCAGGCCTCCTCCTCAGCTCAGCTGCGGGGCCAGTCAGGTGGTGTGGGAGGCCCCTCTGGCACTCACTGAGGGCCCTTCTTGAGAGGGCGGGAGGGGCACTCTGTTCTGGGAGCTCTGCTGTCGGCCGGCATTTCCGGTCACTGGAGGAGGCAGTACCTGGGGTTGGCCTCAGACACCATAGGTTAGGGACTAGTCCCCCACAGCCCTGGGCAGGGCGGCTCTCCCGAGGGGCCTCAGTCTCAGGCTGTTTCTGCCCAGGCTTGGAGCTGTGTGACCCCCCCAACCGCCTGGTATTCTCCGTGGCAGCTGGCCTCTTCTCGGTGCTGGGCACTCTGCTGCTGCCGGGCCTAGCCCTGCTCGCACAGGACTGGCGCCTTCTGCAGGGGCTGAGCGCCCTGGTAACGGGGCTCTTGCTGCTCTTTTGGGGGTGAGTATGGTGGTAGGTAGTTCAGTAACACTTCCCCGTGCACCTTTGTACAGCACCGGCATGTGGGTATGGGGCAGGAGAGTCATGGCTTGTCCTCaccccctgggtcctgggagggggcactggcccctggcccctgccgTCCTTGCACAGAGGACCCATGAGCATCTTCACCCCACACTTGCAGGTTCCCAGCCCTGTTCCCTGAGTCTCCCTGCTGGCTGCTAGCCACAGGACAGCCAGCCCGAGCCCGGAGGATCCTGTGGCATTTGGCGGAAGCTGGGGGTGAGGACCCTGAGGACAGCCCGGAGGAGGAGAGCTCCCTGGCTACAGGTAATGCTCCAGCCAGGAGAGGGGAGCACTGGGTCCTGGAGGAGGGTCAGCCCCTCATATGAGCCCCCTCCTGTCCCTGGAGCCACAGAACTGGACATGCTGGGTGCAGGGAGCCCTCAGCCCCAATACCACTCCATCCTGGAGCTCTGGCACACCTGTGTCGCCTGGAGAGATGGACTCATCCTGGGCTTCAGTTCGTGAGGACAGGAGGGCATGGGTGGGTGGGCTGACGGTGTCTGAGCCTTCCTCCCAGGGTGGGTCTTTGGTCTCTGGAGTCCCCTGTCCTGGTTGGGCCATcactctgccctccctctccccctccctctcaggCTGATCTGTGGGGGCATCAGAGCCAGCTTCCTGCACAGCCTGATCCCAAGGGAGCCTGCCTTCTACCAGCCCTACTTCCTGGGTGCTGGCCTGGAGGCCGTAGCCATCTTGTTGCTGCTGCTCATGGGGGACCGCTGGGGGTGACGCCCGGTCCTATTGCTGGGCACCCTGGTCATGGGCCTGGCATCCCTGCTGCTCCTTGCTGGGACCCAGTGTGAATGTGGGGCCCTGCAGGCTGCGGAGGTCTgactggtggtggtgggggacgggtcctgggattggccccTTCGTGGGCCCCCAAGAGAGGCCCAGAGTGCTGTGATAAAACTGTGCTGCTTACCCCATTCATGTCCCCACTGTGAAACCGGAGAAACTGACACCCAAAGAGTTAAAGTGCCCAGAGGCTCCTCCGGAAGGGGCTCCATATAAGGGTCTGGTTCAAGTCGGTGGCAGCTGAATGCCTGACCCCCTGTCCTCCCAGCACAGGGTGCAGTGTAGGGCTGGGAAACTAGGCCCCTGGGTAGTGTGGGAGCCTTCTCCTTGTCCCCAGACTTGCCAGGCTGGACTGTGGTGTCCCTCTCTGTCctgggcctcctggcctcccaggCCATGTCTGCACTCAGTAGCCTCTTAGCAGCAGAGGTGCTCCCCACTGTCATCAGGTAAGCTGCTGGCTGCCGGGCCAGCCCCCTTCCCAGCTTGGCCCATCACACCCAGGTGGCCTGGGGGACACTAGTCacagaggggagcaggggagcagaggagcagagtTCCCAGGGAAAAAAAGGTTTCTGATTTCCAGGTGGGGGAGGAGAACTTTTTTCCACACACACTTTAAAGTTTGGTCTCCCTGGAGCCCCCAGCCTTGCCCCCCTGTCCCGGGGCATCCCTGGCAAGCCCCCCATGGCACCCTCTCCCATagaggggccgggctgggcctcGTGCTGGGGGCTGGCTTCCTGGGCCAGGCAGCTGCCCCCCTGGCCGACCTGCACGGCCGGCACGGCTTCTTCCTGCACCACGTAGTCTTCGCGTCCTTTGCCGTCCTCGCCCTGCTGTGCATCCTGCTGCTGCCTGAGAGCCGGGGCCACCCACTGCCTGCATCACTGCAGGACGCTGACCGCCTGTCCCTGCTCCACGGGGGCCACCCCTGCTGGGCTCCCCTGGACCACCTGCCACTGCTGCAAGCCTCCCGCCAGCTGGCAGGGATGCCACGGGTCCAGGAGGGCTGACCGGGAGCCAGGGCCATGGAgggggctcccccacccccgctgcaGCCGCTGCTCCTCAGGGAGCACCCACCACTCACTGTGGAAGATAAAAGCATCCATGGAACTTGGTGTCCTCACTGCTGCTTCCCTCAGGCCGCACCCCCGGGGCCCACCCCGAGCCAGGGCATCCACAGCCTGGCCACCATTCCCAGCCCATGGGGTCAGGCCACCACAGCAGACAGTAGTGGGAGGAGCTGGGCTCTGCAGGTCACCACCACCCACACTGGAGAGAAGAGCAGGTTTTTAATGCTGGTGAGGAAGGGCCGATTCCTTTCACAGGAAGGTGAGGTCGGTGTGAGGGGGAGGCAGCAGAGAGCTGGGTCATCTGGTTCCCCGTCTGTTCCTGCCCTCCAGGCTGTGAGGCTCTGCCTGGACTCCGTCCTCCCCCACAGAAGCGGGCTGCCTGGACGGGGCCCTCGGGCCGCCTCTGCCAAGTCAGCTGGGCCTCACGGCTGCTGCCCAAGAAATGACGGCTGCCCTGTGTGTCCAGGGCTGTGCCCTCAGCAAGTAGGGGAGGCACAGATCTGCAGCAGAAAGGCCCCTCCCTTCCCTGGCCCTCAGTCCAGCCCTCATGGGGGCCCGTACAGGTCAGCCAGCCGGGCGAAGCGGGGACCCCAGTCCCAGAGGCAGCTGTAGTCTTGATCCTCATCCCCCAGGCTGGACAGGATGGAGCTCAGTGTTCCTGCCACAGAACCGTCCCCCTCATAGTCATAGATGAGAGCGGTGTCATAGGGTGGAACGCTGGGGTCACTGTCTGCCACCTCCAAACCCTGTGGAGAGGCCCCGGGAGCTCAGACCCCTGCACACACCCCCGGGTACCCTCCACCTCTCAGGTTATAACACAGGTCAAGCTCAGCCCCAGGCACAGACACGGACCCTAAAAACGGAGGGGCCCCCGGATGAGCAGAGGAGGGCTGAGCGCTGACCAGGAGGAGACCCTGCCCAGGATGTGGATTTGAAGAGAAATTTTCCTCTGGGTGGCTCTCCTGCCTTAGGGCTGGGACACCAAGACCCCCAGCATTCCATCTGCGTGAGACTACCTGCTTTCTCCCTTTTCAAGATTTGGTCAATGGTTCTGTCCCCACTCTCTCTGCACTGCCCCTCACAGGGGCACACATGCTCCTGCGCTGACCTGCATCTGGGCTTGCCACAGTCCAGGCATCTCTCTCTGAACCACTGCACCTACTGTGCCAGCGAGTGTGGCAGGTGATATAGTGACAGGTGCCCATGTGTTCTACAGCCCACCCAATTGGGTTTCATGTGTTCTGGGCATCTCTTGTGTTGAGTGCAGGAACTCCTTGATGCTGCGTCTTGACAAACCATGGGGTGCCTATATTCGACAGgcagcagcacccccagccccagggtaCCTCAGCTCAACCAGGCCCAGCATGATCTGCTGCAGGGAGAGGCAGCTTCCTCTTCTCCCAGGGCTTTGTGTCTGTGGTCTCCTCACCTCCCCAGCCTCACTCAGCCCTCAGATCCTCCTGAGCCCCCCAGCAGCTCAGCCAGGGTCCCCAGCACTGGACCCGCTCTCCATCAATGGTGCATGTCCTGAGGGTCCAGTGAGGTGTGCACACAGGTGGTCCCTACCACATGCACAACAAGGGCTACAGCATGTCCCCCTGCCGCCACCCCCCTCTGTGCACCCCAGGAGCACCTACATCATTGATGAAGTCAGCAATATTAGCAGGGCTGCTGGGCAGCAcgcggggggcctgggggcgccCTCGGCTGAACGGGGCATCTCGGCGCACTGGTGGCCGGCACAGAGCTGCCAGCTCTGTCGGGTGGCGCAGCTGGTTGATGTCATAGGCATCCTGGGGACGAAGGAGGTGGCATTCAGCTCCAATCaccaggtgggtggggggtgcctggcaGGGAGGACCTAGGAGGACCTGCAGGCCAGCGggggccctgcccctcctggagcACGGCCCACAGGCTGGGCTCCTTGGGGACCCTCCCGACCacctccccccacaccctcccttCACCTGGTCCTCCTCTCCGCCCCCTTGCTCATCGTAGTTGAGGATGTTGTCACGCAGGTCATCCTGCAGCCCATGCAGAAATCCCTTGTCGCCAGACTGCTGCCGGGACCTTGCAACGAGGGCCACTGGCAGGGCCAGCactgagagggggagggggtggacagGAGGAGGTGGGTGCTTGGCCATCGAGCTGAGGCTGGActcggggctgggggtggggcggggccgcGAGGGGCGAGGCCAGAGCCCAGCAGGTGTCTGCACGCAGGCACTCACGGAGGAGCAGGATGACACTGGCCAGCACGATGACCAGGGCACCTAGGCTGACGCCCGCGCCCCCTGCCCGCCGGGCAGTGGCCCCCGGCAGACAGGCACCATCCTTGCCACAGCGGCACACCGTCACGTTCAGGGGTTGCTCACGCTGCTGGGGCGGCTGCCCTGAGTCTCTGAGCAACAGGCTGAGGCGGTGCAGACCCTCCCGGACCTGGTGTCGCAGCCGCAGCTGCGCGTGGCTCACTGCAGAAGGCGCTCGAGGTCAGCAGGGGGCTctggggcctcagtctccccatctgctCACTGGGAGTACCAATTCCCACCCTGCCAGAGAATGCCCTGCAGTGGGAACCAGCAGGACCACAGTGTTGAGtcgctgccccccaccccatctcaggTCTGGGCCCTCAGGAGTGTGGTTGGGGGAACTCACCATTAATCTGGCTGAGGCTCCAGTTCTGGGTAAGCTCTGGGACTCGGGGACTCAGCTGAAAGTGGAAGGGGGCCCCGTGGGGGGGCAGGTCCTCATCTGTGGCCCCCAGGAGAAGGCCAGAGCCCTGACCTGGCTCGCTGCACACGCTACCAGATCGGAGGGACAGCTCAGGGGCATGGTCATTGACCTCCAGGATCTCAACGGACAGGGTCCCAGTGGCTGTCCGGGGTGGGGAGGCTGCGGGCAGGACAGGCCTGGTGGACTCCTTGCTCTGCGAGAGCAGACCGCCCACCCTAGATGTCCGCCCCTGGGAGCGCATAGCTCTCAGCCCTGGGCATTGACAGGGGTGCCCAGCCtgagcccgggagcccgggagcccaggCACAGGCTTGGCCCTCACCATCGTCGCAAGCCAGGATAATGGCCCTGTACCAGCCGTCCTTGAGGAAAGGTGATGCTGGGCTGAGCACTCGCTGGGTCTGGACCCGACCCGTGGCTCTGTCCACTTGCAGCCAGTCCTCTGGGTCGTAGTCCTTGGAGTAGCTATTGGCCGAGGAGGGGACAGAGTGGCCCTGAGCTTACACAGGACCCCTGAGGGTATGGGCACACTTACACACATGAGCATATCCATGGACACATACAGTACACTCACACACATTCCCACACTTGCATATACAGTGCACACACATACGTCCTCCACATGCATTTACACACACATcccacacatatgcatgcacacctGTGCACATTCTCCACTTGCACACGTGTGCACCTCTGACACTAGTGTCCCAACTGCCTTGAGCTGGTGTTTTCTGTCTCAATTGacagataaggagactgaggcctggggccaggacctcaggaccccaTGGTCACTCAATGCCACAGCACAACCTTTCAACACATGGACACCATGGAGACAGACATGGGTGCacaggggcagggccgggggtgAAATCCAAACTGTGAACTGCTAGCCCCATGGGATCATCAGCTCAGCAGGATGGGCAGAGCTGGGTGCTCAGAGGCTAGCTAGGACAGATAGGTGTCATGAGCATGTGCCAGCTAGAGCCTAGCCCTGCTGTGTGGCACAAGTTCACCCcaacatgcacacatgcatggaCCCTCAGGGGTGTACACAGGCAGATGAGCCCTCTGCCCACTGGCCAGAGTACTGATGGGAACCCAACTGTGCTCCTGGATCTGGCTGGGAAATAGACAAATGGGCCTGTAGctccctccctcctacccctGGGGCCCCCAACCCCGGGGGTCCCCCACCTGAGCCTCTGCAGCTGCTCTGTGTCAGGGTCTTGGGCAGAGAAGGTGGCCACGGGGGTTCCGGGGAGCACCCCCTCTGGCAGGCTGGTCCGCAATGGGTTCTCCTGGAACACGGGAGCCTCGTTAACATCCTGCACCCGCACGCTGACCCTGGCCTGGCCCCGCTCGGCCCTGGGGGCAGCCGCCTGTAAGGGGGCCTCGTTCTGCACTGCCACTCTGAGGTCGTACTGCTCACAACTCTCGTAGTccaggggctggagagggagaagcagagggggaagtCCTCAGGACTAGGACCCCCAGAGGCAGCCACGGGGCAAGGTGAGGCCCCCACAAGGGTACACTGCCcctgtgtctctcctttcccttctactTTTCagctctggaaaataaaaatgattcaggACCAAAAGGCACAAAGAATTatgtaaaaacaataaatactCATCATTCAAACTGAATTTGTTAGGTATTACATCATCAGCTCTATGTG is a window encoding:
- the SLC22A31 gene encoding putative solute carrier family 22 member 31 produces the protein PRSAERTDARGAGAPGGALRPGPACAGRRLVAAVRGPGAGAGLRAAAHRAARPPLPAGPRAAAPALRALRGPALLAASVPRLGPSGALSPCLLLRYPNGTRPCTRGWHYALPAGLLRSPVTQWNLVCEDGWKVPLEQMSHLLGWLLGCVLLGTGCDWFGRRAVFVASLVLAMGLGVSEALAASFPALLALRLLHGGALAGFSLALYVARLELCDPPNRLVFSVAAGLFSVLGTLLLPGLALLAQDWRLLQGLSALVTGLLLLFWGFPALFPESPCWLLATGQPARARRILWHLAEAGGEDPEDSPEEESSLATATELDMLGAGSPQPQYHSILELWHTCVAWRDGLILGFNLPGWTVVSLSVLGLLASQAMSALSSLLAAEVLPTVIRGAGLGLVLGAGFLGQAAAPLADLHGRHGFFLHHVVFASFAVLALLCILLLPESRGHPLPASLQDADRLSLLHGGHPCWAPLDHLPLLQASRQLAGMPRVQEG
- the CDH15 gene encoding cadherin-15 isoform X2 translates to MDVALLLALGLLAQIKSDKQPLGSVIYSIQGPGVDEEPQGVFSIDKFTGKVFLNAMLDREKTDRFRLRAFALDLGGATLEEPTDLEIVVVDQNDNRPVFRQEAFMGRVLEGAVPGTYVTRAEATDADDPETDNAALRYSILEQGSPQLFSIDEHTGDIRTVQVGLDREVVAVYNLTLQVADMSGDGLTATASAIITLEDVNDNAPGFTQDEFFMEVTEAVSGVDVGRLEVQDRDLPGSPNWAARFTILEGDPKGQFTIRTDPKTNEGVLSVVKPLDYESCEQYDLRVAVQNEAPLQAAAPRAERGQARVSVRVQDVNEAPVFQENPLRTSLPEGVLPGTPVATFSAQDPDTEQLQRLSYSKDYDPEDWLQVDRATGRVQTQRVLSPASPFLKDGWYRAIILACDDASPPRTATGTLSVEILEVNDHAPELSLRSGSVCSEPGQGSGLLLGATDEDLPPHGAPFHFQLSPRVPELTQNWSLSQINVSHAQLRLRHQVREGLHRLSLLLRDSGQPPQQREQPLNVTVCRCGKDGACLPGATARRAGGAGVSLGALVIVLASVILLLLLALPVALVARSRQQSGDKGFLHGLQDDLRDNILNYDEQGGGEEDQDAYDINQLRHPTELAALCRPPVRRDAPFSRGRPQAPRVLPSSPANIADFINDGLEVADSDPSVPPYDTALIYDYEGDGSVAGTLSSILSSLGDEDQDYSCLWDWGPRFARLADLYGPP
- the CDH15 gene encoding cadherin-15 isoform X1; this encodes MDVALLLALGLLAQSLGPSLGVPGRRRLSTLYPWHRAVVSGRVRRAWVIPPISVSENHKRLPYPLVQIKSDKQPLGSVIYSIQGPGVDEEPQGVFSIDKFTGKVFLNAMLDREKTDRFRLRAFALDLGGATLEEPTDLEIVVVDQNDNRPVFRQEAFMGRVLEGAVPGTYVTRAEATDADDPETDNAALRYSILEQGSPQLFSIDEHTGDIRTVQVGLDREVVAVYNLTLQVADMSGDGLTATASAIITLEDVNDNAPGFTQDEFFMEVTEAVSGVDVGRLEVQDRDLPGSPNWAARFTILEGDPKGQFTIRTDPKTNEGVLSVVKPLDYESCEQYDLRVAVQNEAPLQAAAPRAERGQARVSVRVQDVNEAPVFQENPLRTSLPEGVLPGTPVATFSAQDPDTEQLQRLSYSKDYDPEDWLQVDRATGRVQTQRVLSPASPFLKDGWYRAIILACDDASPPRTATGTLSVEILEVNDHAPELSLRSGSVCSEPGQGSGLLLGATDEDLPPHGAPFHFQLSPRVPELTQNWSLSQINVSHAQLRLRHQVREGLHRLSLLLRDSGQPPQQREQPLNVTVCRCGKDGACLPGATARRAGGAGVSLGALVIVLASVILLLLLALPVALVARSRQQSGDKGFLHGLQDDLRDNILNYDEQGGGEEDQDAYDINQLRHPTELAALCRPPVRRDAPFSRGRPQAPRVLPSSPANIADFINDGLEVADSDPSVPPYDTALIYDYEGDGSVAGTLSSILSSLGDEDQDYSCLWDWGPRFARLADLYGPP